One genomic window of Arachis hypogaea cultivar Tifrunner chromosome 8, arahy.Tifrunner.gnm2.J5K5, whole genome shotgun sequence includes the following:
- the LOC112708435 gene encoding probable 2' cyclic ADP-D-ribose synthase BdTIR has protein sequence MQRVMAANLLQRRFFTQQRQIYEMTKIEAATITTTRRRVTEPCDVFLNHRCRDTKKTVASLLYDHLRRNGFNPFLDNKNMKPGDKLFDKINRGVLECKIGVAVFSPRYCESYFCLHELALLMGCRKKVIPIFCDVKPSQLRVLNNGKWSHEDFRRFRWALDEAKHIVGLTYNSSKGNLSEIVNSATEIIIGSMIELENEEHVCADAHHQNMPIIAL, from the exons ATGCAACGTGTTATGGCAGCGAACTTGTTGCAACGCAGATTCTTTACCCAACAAAGGCAAATATATGAAATGACAAAGATTGAGgcagcaacaataacaacaacaagaagGCGAGTAACGGAGCCATGTGACGTGTTCCTGAACCATAGGTGCAGGGACACCAAGAAAACAGTGGCTTCGTTACTCTACGATCACCTAAGGAGGAACGGCTTCAACCCTTTCTTGGACAACAAAAACATGAAGCCAGGGGACAAACTCTTTGATAAGATAAATAGAGGAGTTCTCGAATGCAAGATCGGTGTTGCCGTCTTCTCTCCTCGTTATT GTGAATCATACTTTTGCCTACACGAGCTAGCGCTTCTAATGGGGTGTAGGAAGAAGGTGATACCCATCTTCTGCGATGTGAAACCTTCTCAGCTTCGTGTTCTTAACAATggcaaatggtcccatgaagATTTTCGCAGGTTTCGTTGGGCTCTTGACGAGGCCAAACATATTGTTGGACTCACCTACAATTCCTCAAAAGG GAACTTATCAGAAATCGTGAATAGTGCGACTGAAATCATTATTGGAAGCATGATAGAGCTTGAAAATGAAGAGCATGTATGTGCAGATGCACATCATCAGAACATGCCCATTATTGCTCTTTAG